A single Planktothrix serta PCC 8927 DNA region contains:
- a CDS encoding HigA family addiction module antitoxin, whose amino-acid sequence MSPRNRIPTHPGEILSEEFLIPLSLTQVALAEHLGVPVQRINEIVKGKRGITPETAWLFAQAFQTSPEFWMNLQIQYDLTLNQPKIKTPPIILAPG is encoded by the coding sequence ATGTCACCTCGAAACCGAATTCCAACTCATCCTGGGGAAATTTTATCGGAGGAATTTTTAATTCCTTTAAGTTTAACTCAAGTGGCTTTAGCAGAACATTTGGGGGTTCCGGTACAACGAATTAATGAAATTGTTAAAGGAAAACGAGGGATAACACCGGAAACGGCTTGGTTATTCGCTCAAGCGTTCCAAACTTCTCCTGAGTTTTGGATGAATTTACAAATCCAATATGATTTAACTTTAAATCAACCTAAAATTAAAACACCACCCATTATTTTAGCCCCAGGTTAA
- a CDS encoding DUF1156 domain-containing protein gives MNPERRLIEDFIPIREISVEAAREKSIRKGHISTLHLWWARRPLVAARAAVFASLVAAPESHQKRTALKQFMIDLCKWETGTPTLEKARKQILEAQKVRLNLPENTPLDEVPPPKVLDMFAGGGAIPLEALRLGCETYAVDLNPVAHIIELCTLVYPQKYGKNLADEVEKWGNWVIEKVREEIGDLYPAIRVGEILIPEGEQLELFTQSQPKQCRDVACNVSTGQSLTPVAYLWTRTVKCPNPSCGATVPLVRQTWLCKKSKKYVALQVIPNYDTKKVEFKVFESTTEKGLGFDPSSGSTRGNSICRHCGTTVPSKPYIQEQGKAGKIGQQLMAIVCTTQGEQGKTYLSGTTYQHYIPDDFAIAKRLEKIVEETGISTPDEPVKVWSGVFNAPLYGLDKFEKLFTSRQLLSLMTFVKWVKLAHQEMLQQGYEEELAKAIVTYLCLGIGKVLDRLSALGVWYTGGEKLQSPVASGRLPMCWDFPEANPLEKGSGGWEKGQEYLISTLRKLGEISNLASAKRQPCQKLDLPDFSLDAIITDPPYFDAIPYADLSDYFYVWFKRSIGYLYPEHFSGQLTPKKNEATMEPSRHGGDKKKAAKAYEDIMHQAFCEANRVLKDGGMMVVVYAHKTTAGWSTLIDSLRRAKFTITEAWPLDTEQQGGLRSLRASLASSIFLVARKRTNTEIGDYAMDVQPQLKSIIQDRVKSLMSEGVAGADLIIACVGAGLRAYTQYDKVELPNGDELDANSFLDEVQKEVLETVLTEVLLCDKKGVSFVDKPTQYYILARYEYGEAVVEFDEANTLARGVGVELDSLGGLTEGKLSLVKKTKNQVQLQDYSQRGEFEDLGIQKTEKQQKFNETPQTIGSPPTLIDILHRLLWLAEHQPQNVNNFLAQSMPDATQLKLVAQALGGRALTPEAGTTETLSNRTKEQQAIDTLLASWKRLVEDNLFTQRRS, from the coding sequence ATGAACCCAGAACGCCGTTTAATTGAAGATTTTATTCCCATTCGAGAAATATCTGTTGAAGCCGCGAGAGAAAAATCGATTAGAAAGGGTCATATTTCAACCCTGCATTTATGGTGGGCTAGACGGCCCTTAGTGGCGGCGAGGGCTGCGGTTTTTGCTTCCTTAGTGGCGGCGCCAGAAAGCCACCAGAAACGCACGGCTTTGAAACAATTTATGATTGATTTATGTAAATGGGAAACGGGAACTCCGACGTTAGAAAAAGCTAGAAAACAAATTTTAGAAGCCCAAAAAGTTAGATTAAATTTACCAGAAAATACTCCCTTAGATGAAGTCCCACCGCCCAAGGTTTTAGATATGTTTGCCGGGGGTGGAGCAATTCCTTTAGAGGCGTTACGGTTAGGCTGTGAAACTTATGCGGTTGATTTAAACCCCGTTGCCCATATTATTGAATTATGTACGTTAGTTTATCCGCAAAAATATGGGAAAAATTTGGCGGATGAGGTGGAAAAATGGGGTAACTGGGTAATTGAAAAAGTGAGGGAGGAAATCGGGGATTTATATCCAGCAATTCGGGTGGGAGAAATATTAATTCCAGAAGGTGAACAGTTAGAATTATTTACTCAATCTCAACCGAAACAATGTAGAGACGTTGCATGCAACGTCTCTACAGGACAATCTTTAACTCCGGTTGCTTATTTATGGACAAGAACGGTTAAATGTCCTAACCCTAGTTGTGGGGCGACAGTTCCTTTAGTGCGACAAACTTGGTTATGTAAAAAAAGTAAAAAGTATGTAGCTTTGCAGGTTATTCCTAATTATGATACCAAGAAAGTAGAGTTTAAAGTTTTTGAATCTACTACAGAAAAAGGGTTAGGGTTTGACCCGTCTTCTGGAAGTACAAGAGGTAATTCTATTTGTCGTCATTGTGGAACAACGGTTCCCAGTAAACCCTATATTCAAGAACAGGGGAAAGCAGGGAAAATCGGTCAGCAATTAATGGCTATTGTTTGTACAACACAGGGAGAACAAGGCAAAACTTATTTAAGCGGTACAACATATCAACATTATATTCCTGATGATTTTGCTATTGCAAAACGGTTAGAAAAAATTGTTGAAGAAACAGGAATCAGCACGCCAGATGAACCTGTAAAAGTATGGTCTGGTGTTTTTAATGCCCCTCTTTATGGTTTAGATAAATTTGAAAAGTTATTTACTTCGCGTCAATTATTATCGTTAATGACGTTTGTTAAATGGGTAAAATTAGCACACCAGGAAATGTTACAGCAGGGATATGAGGAGGAATTAGCAAAGGCAATTGTTACTTATTTATGCTTAGGAATAGGTAAAGTTTTGGATAGACTTTCCGCTCTTGGAGTGTGGTATACAGGAGGAGAAAAGCTTCAAAGTCCAGTAGCTAGTGGTCGTTTACCGATGTGTTGGGATTTTCCAGAAGCTAATCCTTTAGAAAAAGGTTCGGGTGGTTGGGAAAAAGGACAAGAGTATTTAATTTCAACCCTGCGAAAATTGGGAGAAATTAGTAATCTAGCAAGTGCTAAAAGGCAGCCTTGCCAAAAATTAGATTTACCCGATTTTAGCTTAGATGCGATTATTACAGACCCACCTTATTTCGATGCAATTCCGTATGCTGACCTTTCTGATTACTTCTATGTATGGTTTAAACGTTCAATAGGCTATTTGTATCCTGAACATTTTTCAGGACAATTAACGCCTAAAAAAAATGAAGCTACTATGGAACCTTCTCGGCATGGCGGAGATAAAAAGAAAGCTGCTAAAGCTTATGAAGACATAATGCACCAAGCCTTTTGTGAAGCCAACCGAGTCCTAAAAGATGGGGGAATGATGGTTGTCGTTTATGCTCATAAAACAACCGCCGGATGGTCAACTTTAATTGATTCTTTAAGACGGGCAAAATTTACAATTACAGAAGCATGGCCGTTAGATACTGAACAGCAAGGCGGGTTAAGAAGTCTTCGGGCTTCTCTGGCTTCTAGTATTTTTTTAGTGGCTAGAAAACGCACCAATACAGAAATTGGTGATTATGCAATGGACGTACAACCGCAACTCAAAAGCATAATTCAAGACCGAGTAAAAAGCTTAATGTCAGAAGGAGTAGCCGGGGCAGATTTAATTATTGCTTGTGTCGGTGCGGGGTTACGCGCTTATACTCAATATGATAAAGTTGAACTACCAAACGGGGATGAATTAGATGCCAATTCCTTCTTAGATGAAGTCCAGAAAGAAGTCTTAGAAACCGTGTTAACAGAAGTCTTACTTTGCGATAAAAAAGGCGTGAGTTTTGTTGATAAACCCACCCAATATTATATTTTAGCGCGTTATGAATATGGGGAAGCCGTTGTTGAATTTGATGAAGCCAATACTTTAGCCAGAGGCGTTGGCGTTGAACTCGATAGTTTAGGAGGTTTAACCGAGGGTAAATTATCCTTAGTTAAGAAAACTAAAAATCAAGTACAATTACAGGATTATAGTCAACGGGGCGAATTTGAAGATTTAGGAATTCAGAAAACTGAAAAACAACAAAAATTTAACGAAACCCCCCAGACTATCGGTTCACCTCCAACGTTAATAGATATTCTGCATCGGTTACTCTGGTTAGCGGAACATCAACCCCAAAACGTTAATAATTTCTTAGCCCAAAGTATGCCCGATGCAACTCAATTAAAATTAGTCGCCCAAGCGTTAGGAGGACGAGCGTTAACCCCAGAAGCGGGAACCACAGAAACCCTTTCTAACCGTACCAAAGAACAGCAAGCTATTGATACTTTATTAGCCTCTTGGAAACGGTTAGTTGAGGATAATTTATTTACCCAACGAAGGTCTTGA
- a CDS encoding ATP-binding protein, protein MTAYQLKPWTQVVTPHPDILDGKLDNATYAANLGSVIRQEPKCPRLYRDARDFFNSTYLTGELRGILADVLKGLQGDAGNRVIQLRTPFGGGKTHTLLSLYHLTKNREQLRGISQLDALPDPGEVTVAAFTGLDISVSTGEQIENGPHILTPWGYLAWQIGGIEAYQLIEADDKNRTAPGNNDLRKIIGDKPTLILMDEFLVYIENAMGITLGDSTFGRQILTFIQKLTEVVRELPKTVLVYSLQASVQEAIGNEGLLSVLDKLVSRIDAKKEPVSGDEVMEVVRKRLFTDIGNTEIIAEVARQQAALFRKFRESYTTTNREKQEVEQQAKLLEERIKLSYPFHPDLLDLMYHRWGSLPSYQRTRGALQFLASMVYALREKNDLSWLISPGNVLFDHEAVRSAFFSQVGERDNYSAVMAADLIGRKAKVNFVDQRIAQDVPTKSNLKVGSRLASAILMYSFGARGGEERGVFEQEIVGACLAPGLDRNTIVTVLNDLREELLYLHYVGQRYRFETKANLNKLVTDEENKIAGDDVLERIQGDLKNSLKTAQGKVVLWPKDSSAIPDHINQFCTVYLDASWAEKSTEALQEDGMRWLENRGNDKRDYKNAIAFVIPNAIQFDKARKAARTLLAVNSLVKDKDKHKFSIEDLDELKAKAKDATSSLDAGLRRLYEQILLPLRPQEQAQIRLEMVDLQSQINTSQNLQDRVLDALKSYVFNSITVAKIISYSQINESEIGVIQGDELISYFFRFPGYPKLLSDEPIKKAILGAIADGNMGYVPKLKIVGDSVAIDKPELISFNRHIPADELDLSGYLLAPRIVEQFQQPCPEPENDETQSDSTNYSDSLTGNTGSKVAEQKPTVEYKSANSSLTRTVIADIVDGKQAAKRYTLSSILNKAQVFEFFEMLQRLSDKADDMSIKIEIKASTKGEFDQNWIRNAIEEPLDEMDIQANTKLE, encoded by the coding sequence ATGACCGCTTATCAATTAAAACCCTGGACACAAGTTGTTACTCCCCATCCTGATATTCTCGATGGTAAATTAGATAATGCCACTTATGCCGCTAACTTAGGCAGTGTAATTCGTCAAGAACCAAAATGCCCTCGGTTGTATCGAGATGCCCGTGATTTCTTTAACTCCACCTATCTAACCGGAGAACTCCGAGGTATTTTAGCTGATGTTCTCAAAGGGTTACAGGGAGATGCCGGAAACCGAGTGATACAACTGCGAACCCCCTTTGGCGGAGGGAAAACCCACACATTGTTAAGTCTCTACCATCTCACTAAAAACCGCGAACAATTGCGAGGAATTTCTCAGTTAGATGCCTTGCCTGACCCTGGGGAGGTGACGGTGGCTGCGTTTACGGGGTTAGATATTAGTGTTTCAACCGGAGAGCAAATCGAAAACGGCCCCCACATTCTCACCCCTTGGGGATATTTAGCTTGGCAAATTGGGGGAATTGAAGCCTATCAATTAATAGAAGCAGACGATAAAAACCGCACCGCACCAGGTAATAACGATTTAAGAAAAATAATCGGAGATAAACCCACTCTTATCCTCATGGATGAATTTTTAGTTTATATTGAAAACGCCATGGGAATCACCCTTGGAGACTCTACCTTTGGGCGACAAATTCTAACTTTTATACAGAAACTTACAGAAGTCGTGCGAGAATTGCCTAAAACAGTTTTAGTTTATTCTCTACAAGCTAGTGTGCAAGAAGCGATAGGAAATGAAGGGTTATTAAGTGTTTTAGATAAACTCGTTAGTCGTATTGATGCGAAAAAAGAACCCGTCTCTGGGGATGAAGTGATGGAGGTGGTGCGAAAACGGTTATTTACTGATATTGGGAATACAGAAATTATTGCCGAAGTCGCCCGTCAGCAAGCGGCATTATTTCGGAAATTTCGGGAAAGTTACACCACCACAAACCGAGAAAAACAGGAAGTTGAACAGCAAGCCAAACTATTAGAAGAACGAATTAAGTTAAGTTATCCGTTTCACCCGGATTTGTTGGATTTAATGTATCATCGTTGGGGCAGTTTACCCAGTTATCAACGCACGAGGGGAGCGTTACAATTTTTGGCTTCGATGGTTTATGCGTTGCGAGAAAAAAATGACCTGTCTTGGTTAATTTCACCGGGAAATGTTCTGTTTGACCATGAAGCGGTGAGGAGTGCTTTTTTTAGTCAAGTCGGTGAACGCGATAATTATAGTGCAGTCATGGCGGCTGATTTAATTGGCAGAAAAGCTAAGGTGAATTTTGTAGACCAACGAATTGCTCAAGATGTTCCAACTAAGTCTAATTTGAAGGTTGGGAGTCGTTTGGCTTCTGCGATTTTAATGTATTCGTTTGGGGCGAGAGGTGGGGAAGAAAGGGGGGTTTTTGAACAGGAAATTGTGGGCGCTTGTTTAGCTCCGGGTTTAGATAGAAATACAATTGTTACAGTGTTAAATGATTTACGAGAAGAATTGCTTTATCTGCATTATGTTGGACAGCGTTATCGGTTTGAAACCAAAGCGAATTTGAATAAATTAGTCACGGATGAGGAAAATAAAATTGCGGGTGATGATGTTTTAGAACGCATTCAGGGGGATTTGAAAAATAGTTTAAAAACTGCTCAGGGTAAGGTGGTTTTATGGCCGAAGGATTCGAGTGCAATTCCTGACCATATTAATCAGTTTTGTACAGTTTATTTAGATGCAAGTTGGGCGGAAAAAAGCACAGAGGCTTTACAAGAAGATGGTATGAGATGGTTAGAAAATCGGGGTAATGATAAACGGGATTATAAAAATGCCATTGCTTTTGTTATTCCTAATGCTATCCAATTTGATAAAGCCAGAAAAGCGGCTCGAACGTTATTGGCGGTGAATTCTTTAGTCAAGGATAAAGATAAACATAAGTTTTCTATTGAGGATTTGGATGAGTTAAAAGCAAAAGCCAAGGATGCTACATCAAGTTTAGATGCGGGTTTACGTCGTCTCTATGAACAAATTTTATTGCCTTTACGTCCCCAGGAACAAGCCCAAATTCGCTTAGAGATGGTGGATTTACAATCTCAAATTAATACCAGTCAAAATTTACAAGATAGGGTGTTAGATGCGTTAAAAAGTTATGTGTTTAATTCAATTACGGTTGCTAAAATTATTAGTTATTCTCAGATTAATGAATCTGAAATCGGGGTAATTCAGGGAGATGAGTTAATTAGTTATTTTTTCCGGTTTCCGGGTTATCCTAAGTTATTAAGTGATGAACCGATTAAGAAAGCTATCTTAGGAGCGATCGCAGATGGTAATATGGGTTATGTTCCTAAACTGAAGATTGTGGGGGATAGTGTCGCAATTGATAAGCCAGAATTAATTAGTTTTAATCGCCATATTCCAGCAGATGAATTAGATTTATCGGGTTATTTATTAGCACCCCGTATTGTTGAACAGTTTCAACAACCTTGTCCTGAGCCTGAGAATGATGAAACTCAATCGGATTCTACTAACTATTCTGATTCGTTAACGGGAAATACAGGTTCAAAGGTTGCAGAACAAAAACCTACAGTTGAATACAAGTCAGCTAATAGCAGTTTAACTCGTACAGTAATAGCTGATATTGTGGATGGTAAACAAGCTGCTAAACGCTATACTCTGAGTTCAATTCTGAATAAAGCCCAAGTTTTTGAATTTTTTGAAATGTTGCAAAGGTTATCTGATAAAGCGGATGATATGAGTATTAAGATTGAAATTAAAGCGTCTACTAAGGGAGAGTTTGACCAAAATTGGATTCGGAATGCAATTGAAGAACCTTTAGATGAGATGGATATTCAGGCAAATACTAAACTGGAGTAA
- a CDS encoding Fur family transcriptional regulator, with protein MKQKGLRITPQRFAVYANLLSRCDHPTVDEILTEINRELPIASKASVYSALSVLREVGLVREVLLDEGVTRYDAKVEPHHHFVCEGCGQIRDLEWDVFKNLQLNPLPSGFRINAYEITVKGRCDRCD; from the coding sequence ATGAAACAGAAGGGGCTACGCATTACCCCGCAACGGTTTGCGGTTTATGCTAATCTCTTGTCCCGTTGCGACCATCCCACAGTGGATGAGATTCTCACCGAGATTAATCGAGAATTACCTATTGCCTCTAAAGCCAGTGTTTATAGTGCTTTGAGCGTTTTGCGGGAAGTGGGATTAGTGCGGGAGGTGCTTTTGGATGAAGGAGTAACTCGTTATGATGCCAAGGTAGAACCCCATCACCATTTTGTCTGTGAAGGTTGCGGTCAAATTCGGGATTTAGAGTGGGATGTGTTCAAAAATTTACAGCTTAACCCCTTACCGTCAGGGTTTCGGATCAATGCTTATGAAATCACCGTTAAGGGCCGTTGCGATCGCTGTGATTAA
- a CDS encoding rubrerythrin family protein, which produces MDLSNAQTAKNLEAAFGGESMANRKYLFFAEVTKKLGMGDLSKLFRETANQETEHAFAHFRLLHPELVVTDPEALSDEEKKKIAARCLELAIEGETYEYTTMYPEFTAQAVIDRDENAVAEFKEQEAESREHAGIFRKAVSNFGFLTPIEHHHANQYTEALNALDGVAATPKSASSDPQTQKWICRQCSMIYDPVMGDPDSGVAPGTPFEAIPDDWSCPICGATKKTFMVYEEAIAA; this is translated from the coding sequence ATGGACTTATCGAACGCACAAACCGCCAAAAACCTTGAAGCTGCTTTTGGTGGGGAATCAATGGCGAACCGCAAATATCTGTTTTTCGCAGAAGTCACCAAAAAACTAGGGATGGGGGATTTGTCCAAACTGTTTCGAGAAACCGCAAACCAAGAAACAGAACACGCTTTTGCCCATTTCCGCCTGCTGCATCCTGAATTAGTCGTCACTGACCCCGAAGCCTTATCCGATGAAGAAAAGAAAAAAATCGCGGCCCGGTGTTTGGAGTTAGCGATTGAAGGGGAAACCTACGAATACACCACAATGTACCCCGAATTTACCGCCCAAGCCGTTATTGATCGAGATGAAAATGCGGTAGCAGAATTCAAAGAACAAGAAGCCGAATCTCGTGAACACGCCGGAATTTTCCGCAAAGCAGTCTCTAACTTTGGTTTTTTAACTCCCATTGAACATCATCACGCTAACCAATATACCGAAGCCCTGAACGCTTTAGATGGAGTCGCAGCAACACCAAAATCAGCGAGTTCCGATCCTCAAACTCAAAAATGGATTTGTCGTCAATGTTCGATGATTTATGATCCTGTTATGGGTGATCCTGATTCTGGAGTCGCCCCCGGAACACCTTTTGAAGCTATTCCTGATGATTGGTCTTGTCCGATTTGTGGCGCGACTAAAAAGACTTTTATGGTTTACGAAGAAGCGATCGCAGCTTAA
- a CDS encoding type II toxin-antitoxin system VapC family toxin has translation MSNSRLLLDTVFIQALLNPRDQYHAVRFIQQCYETDNIYVVTVDTKLLIRALQVYEARPDKTWGLTDCISFIVMADQGLINAVTADFHFIQAGFRALLLENP, from the coding sequence ATGAGCAATTCCCGTTTACTACTAGATACGGTTTTTATTCAAGCTTTATTAAATCCTCGTGATCAGTATCATGCTGTTAGATTTATTCAACAATGTTATGAGACAGACAATATTTATGTTGTTACTGTAGATACAAAGTTACTAATTCGTGCACTTCAAGTTTATGAAGCACGCCCTGATAAAACTTGGGGTTTAACAGACTGTATTTCATTTATTGTTATGGCAGATCAAGGTTTAATCAATGCGGTAACGGCTGACTTTCATTTTATACAAGCTGGTTTTAGAGCTTTATTGTTAGAAAATCCTTAA
- the hisF gene encoding imidazole glycerol phosphate synthase subunit HisF has translation MLAKRILPCLDVKAGRVVKGVNFVDLKDAGDPVELAAAYNDAGADELVFLDITATHEDRDIIFDVVYRTAEQVFIPLTVGGGIQNLEMIKNLLRAGADKVSINSAAVRDPNLINRASDRFGVQCIVVAIDARRRTDLDNPGWDVYVRGGRENTGIDALKWAEEVTQRGAGELLVTSMDADGTQAGYDLELTRKIAESVEIPVIASGGAGTCEHIYEALTQGKAEAALLASLLHYGQLSVGEIKSYLAEHHVPVRNIQIS, from the coding sequence ATGCTTGCGAAACGAATTTTGCCTTGTTTAGATGTTAAAGCGGGTCGAGTGGTGAAGGGAGTTAATTTTGTTGATTTGAAAGATGCTGGAGATCCGGTGGAGTTGGCGGCGGCTTATAACGATGCAGGAGCCGATGAATTAGTCTTTCTGGATATTACCGCTACCCATGAAGACCGAGATATTATTTTTGATGTGGTCTATCGCACCGCCGAACAGGTGTTTATTCCCTTAACCGTCGGGGGTGGAATTCAAAACTTAGAAATGATTAAAAATTTGTTAAGAGCCGGAGCCGATAAAGTCAGTATTAATTCGGCGGCAGTTCGTGATCCTAACTTGATTAATCGGGCCAGCGATCGCTTTGGAGTACAGTGTATTGTGGTAGCAATTGATGCTCGGCGTCGGACTGATCTTGATAATCCCGGTTGGGATGTTTATGTGCGTGGAGGTCGGGAAAATACGGGAATTGATGCTCTCAAATGGGCTGAAGAAGTCACCCAACGGGGCGCCGGGGAACTCCTAGTTACGAGTATGGACGCCGATGGCACCCAGGCGGGATATGACTTGGAATTAACGCGAAAAATTGCTGAATCTGTGGAAATTCCGGTAATTGCATCCGGGGGCGCTGGTACTTGTGAGCATATTTATGAAGCGTTAACCCAGGGGAAAGCCGAAGCCGCGCTGTTAGCGTCGTTATTGCATTATGGTCAATTAAGCGTGGGAGAAATTAAGAGTTATTTAGCAGAGCATCACGTTCCTGTTAGAAATATTCAAATTTCCTAG
- a CDS encoding tetratricopeptide repeat-containing S1 family peptidase gives MALTAQEINRISQPITVLIEGLNPGSGVIIAKNENIYYVLTANHVVKTPDEYSVITVDGEQYPIDYNQVIKFPGIDLAILSFRSEKNYSIAQLGDYNYDRTSQYIFISGWPDSKLPIADRRRVFTAGLLINEAEKAPLIKEPFTRGYDLFYTNRTQVGMSGSPILDTEGRVIGIHGKSEGQIFENPELGSVSRVTLGYSAGIPIQKFLQSGIVLNLNVTRQSPSPLKATELDSIHQVLTIPQLGGESTALDWSNRGNQFYRLEQWQEALKAFDQAITIQSNFYPAWYGRGNTLAQLKQYSEAIQSYSKTTQIQPNFYLAWREKGKVLIKLQEYEDALLAWNIAIKIKPDDYQIWYLRGNLLMNHLKQDQEAIQSYNQVINLKPDFVNAWTNRGMAYYRLQNYEEAILSFEQSLKLDNKQEKIWQLRGEILLKLQLYSQALTSAENALALNSQNPQLWMLKAEILAKMKEYQQARTSALRALRFQPRDREIINFIRSLSSPH, from the coding sequence ATGGCGTTGACGGCTCAGGAAATTAACCGCATCAGTCAACCGATTACGGTATTAATTGAGGGTTTAAATCCAGGTTCAGGGGTAATTATTGCCAAAAATGAGAATATTTATTATGTATTAACGGCGAATCATGTTGTTAAAACTCCCGATGAATATTCGGTAATTACTGTTGATGGTGAACAATATCCAATTGATTACAATCAAGTAATTAAATTCCCTGGAATTGATTTAGCAATTTTGTCCTTTAGGAGTGAAAAAAACTATTCTATTGCCCAGTTAGGAGATTATAATTATGATAGAACATCTCAATATATTTTTATTTCAGGATGGCCTGATTCTAAATTACCTATTGCTGACCGCAGACGAGTCTTTACAGCCGGATTATTAATCAATGAAGCGGAAAAAGCCCCGTTAATTAAAGAACCATTTACCAGAGGATATGATCTATTTTATACGAATCGAACCCAAGTGGGAATGAGTGGATCTCCGATTTTAGATACGGAGGGAAGGGTAATTGGAATTCATGGGAAATCAGAAGGACAAATCTTTGAAAATCCAGAGTTAGGATCGGTTTCCCGTGTTACATTAGGATACAGTGCCGGAATTCCGATTCAGAAGTTTTTACAATCAGGAATTGTATTAAATTTAAACGTAACTCGTCAATCTCCTTCCCCCCTAAAAGCAACGGAATTAGACTCAATTCATCAGGTTTTAACTATTCCTCAATTGGGGGGAGAATCAACGGCTTTAGATTGGTCAAATCGGGGGAATCAATTCTATCGTTTAGAACAATGGCAAGAGGCGTTAAAAGCCTTTGATCAAGCGATTACAATTCAATCTAATTTTTATCCGGCTTGGTACGGACGGGGGAATACTTTAGCACAATTAAAACAGTATTCAGAAGCGATTCAATCCTATTCTAAAACAACACAAATTCAGCCAAATTTTTATTTGGCTTGGCGAGAGAAAGGTAAGGTTTTGATTAAATTACAAGAATATGAAGATGCGTTATTAGCTTGGAATATAGCCATTAAAATTAAACCCGATGATTATCAAATTTGGTATCTGCGGGGAAATCTATTAATGAATCATTTAAAACAGGATCAAGAGGCGATTCAATCCTATAATCAAGTTATTAATTTAAAGCCGGATTTTGTTAATGCTTGGACAAATCGAGGCATGGCTTATTATCGATTACAAAATTATGAGGAAGCAATTTTATCATTTGAGCAGTCTTTAAAGTTAGATAATAAACAGGAAAAAATTTGGCAGTTACGGGGAGAAATATTACTAAAATTACAACTTTATTCTCAAGCGTTAACTTCGGCTGAAAATGCTTTAGCTTTAAACTCCCAAAATCCGCAACTTTGGATGTTAAAAGCTGAAATTTTAGCTAAAATGAAGGAATACCAACAAGCTCGAACTTCTGCATTAAGGGCGTTAAGATTTCAACCGCGCGATCGAGAAATTATTAATTTTATTCGTTCTTTAAGTTCACCCCATTAA